A section of the Malania oleifera isolate guangnan ecotype guangnan chromosome 2, ASM2987363v1, whole genome shotgun sequence genome encodes:
- the LOC131148819 gene encoding photosystem I chlorophyll a/b-binding protein 3-1, chloroplastic, which yields MATQALLSSSLTSSVDTARQQILGGIRPLLHSPSSPSSRRSSSLVVRAASTPPIKQGADRPLWFASKQSLSYLDGSLPGDYGFDPLGLSDPEGTGGFIEPKWLAYGEVINGRYAMLGAVGAIAPEILGKLGLIPAETALPWFKTGVIPPAGTYNYWADPYTLFVFELALMGFAEHRRFQDWVNPGCLGKQYFLGLEKYLGGSGNPVYPGGPLFNPLGFGKDEKSMKELKLKEVKNGRLAMLAILGYFVQGLVTGVGPYQNLLDHLADPVNNNVLTSLKFH from the exons ATGGCGACGCAAGCTTTGCTCTCGTCATCTCTAACTTCTTCAGTGGACACCGCCAGACAGCAAATTTTAGGGGGAATAAGGCCACTGCTCCATTCTCCTTCTTCCCCTTCATCACGGAGGTCGTCATCCCTTGTAGTCAGGGCTGCTTCTACTCCTCCCAttaag CAAGGAGCAGACAGACCTCTCTGGTTTGCATCCAAGCAAAGCCTTTCCTACTTAGACGGCAG CCTACCAGGGGACTACGGGTTCGATCCGCTGGGCCTGTCCGACCCGGAAGGCACAGGAGGATTCATCGAGCCCAAGTGGTTGGCCTACGGCGAGGTCATCAACGGCCGTTACGCTATGTTGGGGGCCGTCGGCGCCATAGCGCCGGAGATACTCGGGAAGCTGGGCCTCATCCCGGCAGAAACGGCCCTTCCATGGTTCAAGACCGGGGTGATTCCGCCGGCGGGGACCTACAACTACTGGGCGGACCCGTACACGCTGTTCGTGTTCGAGTTGGCGCTGATGGGTTTTGCGGAGCACAGGAGATTCCAGGACTGGGTGAACCCGGGGTGCTTGGGGAAGCAGTATTTCCTGGGGCTGGAGAAGTACTTGGGCGGGTCGGGAAACCCGGTGTACCCGGGTGGGCCGCTGTTCAACCCGCTGGGGTTCGGAAAGGATGAGAAGTCGATGAAGGAGTTGAAGTTGAAGGAGGTGAAGAATGGGAGGCTGGCGATGTTGGCAATATTGGGGTACTTTGTGCAGGGACTGGTCACCGGAGTTGGCCCTTACCAAAACCTTTTGGATCATTTGGCTGACCCCGTCAACAACAACGTCTTGACCAGTCTCAAATTCCATtag